In one window of Maribacter sp. BPC-D8 DNA:
- a CDS encoding transglutaminase-like domain-containing protein, whose translation MDFLSPTYFFDYESDEIQDLVSEFKNTSLSEKEISIALYNKVRDAWRYDPYSLSFNKEKYRASEIAKRPKGHCIDKSIILIAGLRALGIPARIHLAKVKNHIGVERLIEKFGSNELTPHGMVDAFINDKWLKLSPTFNASLCEMLNVAPLDFDGENDSILQEFSSDGTQFMEYLEDYGHFEDVPMEFMERNAREHYPNIFDTGTNQTEFQL comes from the coding sequence ATGGATTTCCTATCCCCTACCTATTTTTTTGATTATGAAAGTGACGAGATTCAAGACTTGGTTTCTGAATTTAAAAACACTTCACTTTCTGAGAAAGAAATTTCTATTGCACTATACAACAAAGTACGTGATGCATGGCGATACGATCCATACAGCTTAAGTTTCAATAAAGAGAAATACCGAGCCAGTGAAATTGCAAAACGCCCAAAAGGTCATTGTATTGATAAGTCCATCATCTTAATTGCGGGACTTCGTGCCCTTGGTATACCTGCGAGAATTCATTTGGCGAAAGTTAAAAATCATATTGGCGTAGAACGATTAATAGAGAAATTCGGATCTAATGAACTTACTCCTCATGGTATGGTCGATGCCTTTATAAATGATAAATGGCTGAAGCTCTCCCCTACATTCAATGCATCGTTATGTGAAATGCTTAATGTAGCGCCTTTAGATTTTGACGGAGAAAATGATTCCATATTACAAGAATTCAGTTCAGACGGAACACAGTTTATGGAGTACCTAGAAGACTACGGGCATTTTGAAGATGTACCGATGGAATTTATGGAACGTAATGCACGCGAGCACTACCCAAATATTTTTGATACTGGCACTAACCAGACCGAATTCCAGTTGTAG